The region ACCGATACCCCAAGTATCTGGCTTCAAACACACTCTCTGCGTTGTCCATGGCCGCGGGGTGGAGCAGCCTGGTAGCTCGTCGGGCTCATAACCCGAAGGTCGCGGGTTCGAATCCCGCCCCCGCTATGTGAAAAGCGCCTCCGTGCCGATTCGTCGGCGCGGAGGCGCTTTCTTTGTGCGGGTCCATCAGTCGACGCGGGATCAGCGGATCACGAGCGGATGCGCGTGGAGAAGTCCGGTGCGTGGATGGCGGCTTGGGCGCGCTCGTTGACCTGGAACTTCGCACGCGCCTGCTCCAGCGGCAGATCCGTGTCCAGCAGCCCGTGGTCCATCGCCAGCTTGTCGGAGTAGCCGGGAAGCACCACGCGCACGCCGAACGGAATCTTCTCGGTGGCAATGCGGTTCACCGGCTCCAGGATGCTGGTCGTACAGTTGTTCCAGAGCGTGTTGTAGAACTCGGGCTCGCGCTCCAGACGCTGCGCGTGCTTCATCATGTCCACGAACAGCGCGCGGGCCTGGTCCGGCGTCGCCTTGGCGGGATACAGGTAGACGGCGTCCTTCCACGTCACCGCGCGCACGCCGATCACGTCGCGCTCCTCGGCGATGACGTAGATCACCTCGAACCGCCGCAGCAAGCCCTTCCAGATGGAGTACTCCTCACCCGCCTCCCGCCGCGCCTCCACCGACACGCTGACGAACTGCCCGTCGGAGAACTCGAACGACAGAAAGGTGTGCGCCGGCCCGCGCCAGTCGGTGTTGAAGGGCGACAGGCCGAACCACACGCGCTTCATCCGGCCCAGGTCGTAGGTGCGGTCGCGGTACCCGGGGGTGAAGTCGGTGGCAGAGCGAAAGGTGAAGTCGCGCACGTTCCTCACGTGCACGCGGCTGCCGTCGAAGGCCACGCTCGGCAGCACGGCCTGCTCCGGCCGCCACACCCGCTCGTGCGACGGCCGCGTGTTCCGCCACCAGAGGATGCCGCCCAGGAGTGCCATGCAGAGTCCTACGAGGAGCGCGGTGCGCAGCCGTCGGCGAAGCAGAGAGGATCGTGCAGCCACGGGTGTCTCCAAACGCTGGACGGGAGAGAGCGCCGGCCCTCTCCCGCCCTGTTCCATCCCGCCGGGCGCGTCCCTCAGCTCAGCAGCCGCAGGGGCATCACCAGGCACAGGTAGTCGGGCGTGTCCTCGTT is a window of Longimicrobium sp. DNA encoding:
- a CDS encoding DUF4105 domain-containing protein — encoded protein: MALLGGILWWRNTRPSHERVWRPEQAVLPSVAFDGSRVHVRNVRDFTFRSATDFTPGYRDRTYDLGRMKRVWFGLSPFNTDWRGPAHTFLSFEFSDGQFVSVSVEARREAGEEYSIWKGLLRRFEVIYVIAEERDVIGVRAVTWKDAVYLYPAKATPDQARALFVDMMKHAQRLEREPEFYNTLWNNCTTSILEPVNRIATEKIPFGVRVVLPGYSDKLAMDHGLLDTDLPLEQARAKFQVNERAQAAIHAPDFSTRIRS